A stretch of DNA from Oncorhynchus nerka isolate Pitt River linkage group LG22, Oner_Uvic_2.0, whole genome shotgun sequence:
GGGCCCACGAGTTTAGCCGTGAGCCCAGCCTCAACTGGGTCAGTAGCACTGCCTCTGCTCCTCTCATGATTACACCACTTTAGAATGACTTAAAACCAATCTAATTGGGCGGTCATTCATGCCTAATTTCAGAATTGCCCAGATACTCATATACAGATACGTTGAATCATCCCATGCAAGACCGGAAGCACATTGTTACAAAGCCATACACATAAGGGGAAGGTAGTGAGTTTTCTACAAGGGGCTTATGGAATATCACAGGCTGTAAGATAGAGGTGTCAAACTCAATTCCTGGAGGACCATGTCTGCTAGTTTTGTTTTATTTCGTTTTGTGTCTAATGACGACCTAAACCACCAGGTGACGAAGCATTCACCTTAATTATAACCTGATTTATCACAATAACCTTAAACGATCAATCAagtgcagacactcggccctccacaGGATTTGAGTTTGACAGGTCCACACATCTGTGATGAGAATAAGTGGTCCTAACGATGGTGTGCCGTGTCTCCTCCAGGTGGCGAATGCAGTGAGCAGCAGCCTGTACTCATCAGTCGGGGTGGAGTTCAACTCCCTGGGGCCTGAGCTGTGGAACTCCATCGACCAGGAAATTTGCCTGCAGGATTGTGACATTTACAGGTGTGCGTGGGAGATATGGTGGTCCcgcgtggctcagttggtagagcatggcgcttgcaacgtcAGGCTTGTGTATTCGATTATCACGGTGGACCAGtaacataaaataaaaaaatgcatgcattcactactgtaagtcgttctggataagagcgtctgctaaatgactaacacgTGAGCGTAAATGTATATGCTGCTTGTTGTGTTTGTCGCCGGTATATGTAGTATATTTATAATGTCCTTATTTGTCCTCAGCTACAACCCTGACCTGGACTCAGACCCCTTTGGGGAGGAAGGCAGCCTCTGGTCCTTCAACTACTTCTTCTACAACAAGAAGCTGAAGAGGATTGTATTCTTCACCTGTCGCTCTGTCAGGTGAGCAGCCACAGCGGGCTTCAGTCGGACTCCATTATCAATGCAGTCTGTGACGATACACATATGAGTTTGTTAGTTCTATTCAGCCAGTCCGAAGCAGTTTCTGGCCTGTGGGTGACTTTCTATGGTCCACTGTGTATGTTCTTAAAATTGGAGTTGAAAGTTGATTGGGCTTGATGTGCCGAGGCAGCTTGTTCACAACCCAAAGCCTGTCTGATctcatgatgtgtgtgtgtgactgttatCCATTACCAGGAGGACAAAAGGCCAGGAAAGGGGACTACCAGGTCAACTCCAAAAACTCCACAAACAATCTGTCAACCAGAGCAACCACATGTACCTGTATGATTGATTAATGAGGCATGGTTTTTCTGCTTTATTTCCACAGTGTCTTGAGTGGGTATGGCTGCGGTTGTCTGGACAACGAGTTGGACATGGAGCTGGATGAtgaagaggagatggatggattcACTGAGGACAGGTGGGATCATGTTACTATAGTAATGTTACTACCTGCTTATACTCTTCCAGTGCACCGATGGGCCTCAGTCTTACATATATATACTTTTGTCTGTGCGTGGGGGTTACATTTAGGTTTTGTGTCTAAATAGAGCCATGATTGACACTGCCTTGTTCTCTCCCCGTCGGCAGGTTCCCCAGAGCTCTTTGTGTCTAGGCACACCCATGCCAAACTTCTACGCCTACACAACCTTCTCCCCCTTCACCTATCCTGTTTATTTTTTCCTCATCTAgtcttgttttttttctttgtctCGATGTTCTGTACAGCCTGACCCAGGAAGCCATTTGCTCATGTAGAGGAAATacattcccccccccccattgACAAGTGCATGTTTCACGCCTTTCACATCAGCTCGATCCGACCCATACCGTGAAGGACGTTTTCTAAATGCCCAGGGTAACTGGGATCTAGGTCTCCTGTTTATTGTGCTTCCTCTATCTTCCGTTGTCGCTGAGCTAAGAACTGACTCTGTGCCTGATCATTTGATGGACGGACCTTCCTATGCCTCTCAAACCACATCCTCGTCACCTGAAACCAGCCTCTGCTTGGATGCTGCACTCTTAAAGAAACCCTCCCAATACTTATTGGATCTGTCTTGGATATTTATGGTCAAGAGAGACCATGGACAGCTAACCCCGACAAGCAAACATTCTCTTTTATTAAAAATCGCAGCAGATGATGTCACAGAAACGGCTGTGTAAGTGGAGATAGAAGTCCACAGTGCAACACCAGCATGAGTGAGAGCCATGGGAGGGGAGGGGCTTATTACATCAAACTTCTCCAATCCCACACTGGGTAGAGGATGGAACAACGACAGCTAATTCGATTGACTGTCTATCCAGCTGATTTCCATTTGTGACTGCTTCCTTTGTGTGGCTTTTATGCTTGAcagtggtgttaatgtgagaacTGAAAACTTTTATAGCTCCCAAGTTTTTAAACGAATGCTGCTTTTGTAATGGAAAcattgtaatatcttatgttgtcTTATTACTGCACATGACATGTGTAGATGGGAGATGGAGATGACTCTGCCAAGGAAAGCAATATGACATCAGACTTGCAGCTTATACAAGATCACTTTCATGAGCGCCTCTGTCACATTGTTCTGCCTATCAGTAACCATGTTCCTCAATGTGTGATTTTTCTGATTCCCTTATGATTTAGGCTAACCTATTGTAAAACTTGTACCCATTTTCCTCTGCTACAATCATCCATTTATTTTATGCTCAAACATTACAAAGGCTTTGATGTAAAGCCAAGTGAATGTACTAAACACAGGCAGCAAAGGCACCAGCGATAGTTCCAGTAATGTTATTAAAGTGTTTTACAGTATTTTTTTGAAAGAAAGACCCTTTTATCTCTGTGTTCCCTGTGTAAGGTTTGTGAACCTCCCATGATGACCTCCGTTCAGGACCTGTTTTGATTATACAGCATATGTTAAT
This window harbors:
- the LOC115105132 gene encoding repressor of RNA polymerase III transcription MAF1 homolog; its protein translation is MKLLENSSFEALGSQLCVETGESHILGRIESYSCKMAGDDKHMFKQFCQEGEPHVLEALSPPQSSATSPPQLGKSSEDAENPLSDKCCRKTLFYLITTLNESFRPDYDFSAARAHEFSREPSLNWVANAVSSSLYSSVGVEFNSLGPELWNSIDQEICLQDCDIYSYNPDLDSDPFGEEGSLWSFNYFFYNKKLKRIVFFTCRSVSVLSGYGCGCLDNELDMELDDEEEMDGFTEDRFPRALCV